The Athene noctua chromosome 13, bAthNoc1.hap1.1, whole genome shotgun sequence genome has a segment encoding these proteins:
- the RPP25 gene encoding ribonuclease P protein subunit p25, giving the protein MAAEGERAKPVTQSRMENFRKVRTSEEESPLPFPDLPPDVVEMKVKEGSKIRNLMNFAMAQMELKGSRQIIFSGCGRAVTKTITCVEIMKRKLGGLHQVTKVRYKTLLEVWENQDPLPGGPAQNLTVHKNVPSICILLSRDPLDPTQTGYQPPEPRYGSGTQLDNTEDTSGSSTKGLKRPLPPPHEELLTKKFQVQVPDNPSGSGTTDHQPDHQH; this is encoded by the coding sequence ATGGCTGCTGAAGGAGAGAGAGCCAAGCCCGTCACCCAGTCCAGGATGGAGAACTTCCGAAAGGTGAGGACGTCAGAGGAGGAGAGCCCACTGCCCTTCCCCGACCTGCCCCCAGACGTGGTGGAGATGAAGGTGAAGGAGGGCAGCAAGATCAGGAACCTGATGAACTTTGCCATGGCCCAGATGGAGCTGAAGGGCAGCCGGCAGATCATCTTCAGTGGCTGCGGCAGGGCAGTCACCAAGACCATCACCTGTGTGGAGATCATGAAGCGGAAGCTGGGAGGTCTTCACCAGGTCACCAAGGTACGCTACAAAACCTTGCTGGAGGTCTGGGAGAACCAGGACCCACTGCCCGGTGGCCCAGCACAGAACCTGACCGTCCACAAGAACGTCCCCTCCATCTGCATCCTGCTCTCCCGAGACCCCCTGGATCCCACCCAGACGGGCTACCAGCCCCCGGAGCCCCGGTATGGGTCGGGGACGCAGCTCGACAACACAGAAGACACATCGGGCTCCTCCACCAAGGGGCTGAAGCGGCCCCTGCCACCTCCCCACGAGGAGCTGCTGACCAAGAAGTTCCAGGTACAGGTACCCGACAACCCGAGCGGCTCGGGGACCACCGACCACCAGCCGGACCACCAGCACTGA